A single genomic interval of Scyliorhinus canicula chromosome 15, sScyCan1.1, whole genome shotgun sequence harbors:
- the LOC119978235 gene encoding suppressor of cytokine signaling 2-like isoform X1: MATRAGARRHQALSGRCRRLPQRLSQFITSMICQEKAATALSSSNSPQDPLDLREGHSHLFRISCTMSHLELTGWYWGALTSIEARQILNQTTEGTFLIRDSSNPEYLLTLSVKTSSGPAHLRIEYNEGKFGFDSVVLAKPKLKNFEDVVDLIQHYVSLSKSAQTTHDQSIAPVTKDTVIHLKLTKPLYVATPSLQHLCRIIINKSTKTIQELPLPTRLKEYLLEYPFRL, from the exons ATGGCAACAAGAGCAG GGGCTCGAAGACACCAAGCTCTTTCTGGCCGATGTAGACGGTTACCTCAGCGGTTATCCCAATTCATCACCTCTATGATCTGTCAGGAGAAAGCAGCAACGGCGCTGTCCTCCAGCAACTCGCCCCAGGACCCACTTGACCTCCGGGAAGGACATTCTCACTTGTTCCGTATTTCCTGCACCATGAGTCATTTGGAGCTCACAg gctGGTATTGGGGAGCACTCACATCAATTGAAGCACGACAAATCCTGAATCAAACCACTGAAGGCACATTTCTAATCCGTGACAGCTCTAACCCGGAATATCTTCTAACTCTTTCCGTCAAAACAAGCTCAGGACCTGCACACCTTCGCATTGAGTACAACGAAGGAAAGTTTGGCTTCGATTCAGTGGTTTTGGCGAAACCGAAGCTCAAGAATTTTGAAGATGTGGTTGATCTAATCCAGCATTACGTCTCCTTGTCTAAAAGTGCCCAAACTACACATGACCAATCAATTGCACCCGTGACTAAAGACACAGTAATTCACCTAAAACTGACCAAACCCCTCTACGTTGCAACGCCGTCATTGCAACATCTATGCAGGATTATAATCAATAAAAGTACCAAGACGATCCAAGAACTTCCTTTACCCACTAGATTAAAGGAATATTTATTAGAATATCCTTTCCGTTTGTAA
- the LOC119978235 gene encoding suppressor of cytokine signaling 2-like isoform X2 yields the protein MICQEKAATALSSSNSPQDPLDLREGHSHLFRISCTMSHLELTGWYWGALTSIEARQILNQTTEGTFLIRDSSNPEYLLTLSVKTSSGPAHLRIEYNEGKFGFDSVVLAKPKLKNFEDVVDLIQHYVSLSKSAQTTHDQSIAPVTKDTVIHLKLTKPLYVATPSLQHLCRIIINKSTKTIQELPLPTRLKEYLLEYPFRL from the exons ATGATCTGTCAGGAGAAAGCAGCAACGGCGCTGTCCTCCAGCAACTCGCCCCAGGACCCACTTGACCTCCGGGAAGGACATTCTCACTTGTTCCGTATTTCCTGCACCATGAGTCATTTGGAGCTCACAg gctGGTATTGGGGAGCACTCACATCAATTGAAGCACGACAAATCCTGAATCAAACCACTGAAGGCACATTTCTAATCCGTGACAGCTCTAACCCGGAATATCTTCTAACTCTTTCCGTCAAAACAAGCTCAGGACCTGCACACCTTCGCATTGAGTACAACGAAGGAAAGTTTGGCTTCGATTCAGTGGTTTTGGCGAAACCGAAGCTCAAGAATTTTGAAGATGTGGTTGATCTAATCCAGCATTACGTCTCCTTGTCTAAAAGTGCCCAAACTACACATGACCAATCAATTGCACCCGTGACTAAAGACACAGTAATTCACCTAAAACTGACCAAACCCCTCTACGTTGCAACGCCGTCATTGCAACATCTATGCAGGATTATAATCAATAAAAGTACCAAGACGATCCAAGAACTTCCTTTACCCACTAGATTAAAGGAATATTTATTAGAATATCCTTTCCGTTTGTAA